In Mycobacterium sp. ITM-2016-00317, the genomic window GCTGCTGCTGCACCAGCCGGAGAACATCGCCTGGTTGAGTGGCTTCTGGCATGACGGGTTCTTCGCTTACCACTCGCTGGTCATCCCGGCCGAGGGAGAACCGATTCTCGTCGAGAGATCATTGGAAGATCCTGTGGCGCAGGAACTCTCATGGGTGTCGGACCGGCGCGGATACTTCGACGGCGAAGATGCCGAAGCCCTGGCCGCGGCTGTGGTCGCCGAGGTGACCGCGACCGGCGGCCGGATCGGTGTCGAACTCAACTCGGCGTTCCTGACGGTGAACAGGTATCGCCGCTTGGCCTCGCTGCTCGCCGGCCGGGAGCTGCTCAGCCATCACGACATCGTCGAGGACCTGCGCCAGATCAAATCCGAGCAGGAGATCTCCTACATCCGCACCGCGGGCCGGATCGCGTCCGCGGCGGTCACCGCGGGACTGCGGGCGGCGCAGGTCGGCGCCACCGAACTCGACGTCGCGGCCGCCGTCGCGCAGGCGCAGGCCGCGCACCGTCACGACTCGTTCTTCGGGGGCGTCGGCGGCACCATCTGCAGCGGCTGGCGCACCATCCAGCTGCACGGGCAGCAGACCGGCCGCACGCTGGAGGCCGGTGACCGGCTGCGCCTCGAGCTGCCCGGGATCTATCGGCAGTACTGGGCAAAGCAGATGCGCTCGGCCGTATTGGGCCGCGCCGATGCCGACCTGCTACGCGCTCACGACATCCTCTGCGCTGCCCAGGATTCCGCCATCTCGGCGATGGCGCCAGGAGTCCCCGCGGCGCACATCGCGGAGTTGTGCCGCCGTCCGGTGCTGGACGCCGGGCTCATCGACCGCTACGAGAACCGCGTCGGTTACGGCCTCGGACTTCAGTTCCACCCGACCTCCGGCGATTTCGCGCTGGACATCGACCATCGCACCCCCCGTAAGCTCGAGGCCGGCATGGTCTTCCATATGCTCCTCTTCGCCGCCGGTGCCGCGATCAGTGAAACCGTCGTGGTCACCGACGACGGCTGCGAGGTGCTGACCGAGGGGTCGCGGTCCCTGCCGCAGGTCGGCTGATGCGCGTTCCGACGGTCGCCGTGATCTCGATGGGCGGCACCATCTCTTGTGCACCCGGTGACACCGGGACCGGCCTGGTGCCGCGCACCGATGCCGGCGACATGGTGTCCGTGGCCGGGGTGGACATCCGCCCCGTGCGGTGGAGTCTGACCGACTCCTCCGAGATCACGTTCGACGAGATCGCCCGCCTCGGTCACGAGGTCCGCAGGCAGACAGCCGAAGGCGCGGACGCCGTCGTCGTCACCCAGGGCACCGACACGCTCGAGGAGACCTCCTACGCGCTGAGCCTGTTGCGCCCGCTGGACCGCCCGGTGGTGTTCACCGCCGCGATGCGCGCACCGACCGTCCCGGGTTCCGACGCCGCCGCGAACCTGTCCGCGGCGATCACCACGGCCCTCAGTCCCGAGCTCGCGCACGCGAGCGCCGGGGCCGTGGTGGTGATGAACAACGAGATCCACTCCGCGAAATGGGTGCAGAAAACCCACACCCAGCGCGTCGACGCGTTCGGTTCCGGCGACCGGGGCGTCCTCGGCGTGCTGTACGAGGGCCGACCGACCTTCCTGCGCCGCGACCCACCGCCGGTCGTGCCCCCGCTTCTCGACACCGATGCCGGAGGTGACGTCAGGGTCGCGCTGCTGACCGCGGCCCTCGATCAGGACACCCATCTGTACAGCGCTGTCCAGCGGGCCGGCTACCGCGGCCTGGTGGTCGAAGGCCTGGGCGGCGGACACGTCAGCGGTGCCGCTGCCCGGGTACTCGGTGACGCCGCGCAGGAGATCCCGGTGATCTACGCCTCGCGCACCCGGGCGGGCGCTGTGCTCGAACGCACCTACGGCTCCCCCGGCGCCGAACTGGATCTGCTTGAGCGGGGGTGCATTCCGTCAGGGGAACTGCCCGCGGTGAAGGCCCGCGTGCTGCTGACCGTCCTGCTGCGGTCGGGGCACGGGCGCCAGAGCGCAGAGGCTGTGCTGCGGGCCGAGGGCGGGGCGTACGGCGCTACCGCGCAGGCACCGTCGGCACCACTGATGTGTTCGGCCAGCAGCCCAGTGGGCTGAGCGAAGCTTCCCTCGCCGCGTCGAGGCATTTGCTGACCAGCACGTTCGGGCTGTCCGAGACCGAACCGGCCAGGATCTCGTTGGCCCGCGCCTCGGCCTCGGCGGTCTTGGCCCGCTGTTCGGCGACGCGCGTGTTGGCCCGCTCGGCGTTGAGCGCGTTGATGCGGCCCTGGGTGGCTTCGTCGTAGCTGACCAGCGGAATGATGACGTTGATGATGTCGACCTGGTCGCCGACCTTGGCGCGGAGGTTGTCGGCGACATGGTCACCCAGCGCCTGGACGTCGGTGCCCTCGACGTTCTCCGGCGCCAGCGGGTCGAAGTCGGCGAACACCTCGTTCAGGGCGGCCCGCAACTCCCGGGTGACGAGGTTCTCGCGGACGTTGTCGAAGTCCCGGTAGTCGAGGAACAGCTCGTCGGCGGCGGCCGCCCGGATCCGCCACCGGACGCTGTTGTCCACATACGCGGTCGAGTTGTTGCCGAGCCGGACCATGGTGGCGTACTCGCCGGTGTGGTTGTCGATCTGGATGGCGCCGTCCATCTCGGTCACCGACTCCCAGGGCGCCTTCAGGTGCAGGCCGTTGCTCAGGGTGCCGCTCGGCCGCCCGAGGGTGGTGACCACGCCGATGTTGCGCGTCGACACCATCGTCGTCGACCCGAGGATCAGCACCAGGACCGTCAGTGCTGCCGCGCCGGCGGCGATGCGGGTCCCGCGGATATGGCCCGTCTCCTCCGATGCCGTCGCTCGCGACACGAGCCCGAAAGCGCCGAGAAGCACCAGCACGATTGCTGCGTAGATCTCCCACGGCACGTCGGCGACCTCTTCTCTGGCGACATCGGGTTAGCCGAATCGTACGATCAAGATCATTTGTCGGCATGCCCGGCGCGCAGTCAGACCTTCGGGCTGTAGTAGTGCGGGTTGTCGCGATATTCGACCGGCGGCAGGTTGCGGGCCGGCGTCTCGACCAGCGGCGCGTCCGCGGGCAGCCGTCCGTAGGCGCGGTCCATCGCGGAGCGCTTGCGCGGGTGCATGAGCCACCGCTTGGGCAGCACCTTCGTCGCCAGCGTCACCACGTCGCAGAACCGCCGGTGCAGGAACTCCTGGCGCGGCGACCAGGTGTAGCCCATCAGCTCTCGCACCGGCGGGTCGTAGAGCGCGACGGTCATGAAGGTCAGGAAGCGCTGCATCACCATGAGGTTCAGCTTCCACAGCGGATCCGGAACCCATTCCAGCGACGGATGTTTGGGCATCGTCGACAGATCCATCACCTCGCGGGCCGCCCAGTTGTTCTCCAGGACCTCGGTGCACATGTGGTCCCAGTACTCCTGGAACTCCTCCCAGGTCTTGGGCACCGGCCGCATGCTCATCCCGTACATCCGGTACCAGGTGATGTGCTCGTCGAACAGTTGGCGTTTGTCGGCCTCACTGATCCCGCCGCCGAACTTCTCGGCGGCCAGCAGCGTGGACTTGAAGAACGTCGCGTGCGCCCAGTAGAAGACCTCCGGGTTCAGCGCGCTGTACCGCCGGCCTTGCTCGTCGACCCCGTTGAGGCCGATGTGGTAGTCCCGCACTTGGGCGCCGGTCTTCGGGGCCCGGTCGGCGTCGAACACCACCCCGCCGATCGGGTAGATCGACCGCAGCAGTCGCGGGATGCGCTCCATGAAGAAGATGGAGTGATCCTTGACCGCCGCCCCGAGCTGCGGAT contains:
- a CDS encoding asparaginase encodes the protein MRVPTVAVISMGGTISCAPGDTGTGLVPRTDAGDMVSVAGVDIRPVRWSLTDSSEITFDEIARLGHEVRRQTAEGADAVVVTQGTDTLEETSYALSLLRPLDRPVVFTAAMRAPTVPGSDAAANLSAAITTALSPELAHASAGAVVVMNNEIHSAKWVQKTHTQRVDAFGSGDRGVLGVLYEGRPTFLRRDPPPVVPPLLDTDAGGDVRVALLTAALDQDTHLYSAVQRAGYRGLVVEGLGGGHVSGAAARVLGDAAQEIPVIYASRTRAGAVLERTYGSPGAELDLLERGCIPSGELPAVKARVLLTVLLRSGHGRQSAEAVLRAEGGAYGATAQAPSAPLMCSASSPVG
- a CDS encoding SPFH domain-containing protein, translated to MPWEIYAAIVLVLLGAFGLVSRATASEETGHIRGTRIAAGAAALTVLVLILGSTTMVSTRNIGVVTTLGRPSGTLSNGLHLKAPWESVTEMDGAIQIDNHTGEYATMVRLGNNSTAYVDNSVRWRIRAAAADELFLDYRDFDNVRENLVTRELRAALNEVFADFDPLAPENVEGTDVQALGDHVADNLRAKVGDQVDIINVIIPLVSYDEATQGRINALNAERANTRVAEQRAKTAEAEARANEILAGSVSDSPNVLVSKCLDAAREASLSPLGCWPNTSVVPTVPAR
- a CDS encoding oxygenase MpaB family protein, which translates into the protein MTQDTSAAGPVTSDESAPDAVPLAAGCPVSSGGYDSAPAPLGPDSLTWKYFGQWTGLFQGTWAGSMQNMHPQLGAAVKDHSIFFMERIPRLLRSIYPIGGVVFDADRAPKTGAQVRDYHIGLNGVDEQGRRYSALNPEVFYWAHATFFKSTLLAAEKFGGGISEADKRQLFDEHITWYRMYGMSMRPVPKTWEEFQEYWDHMCTEVLENNWAAREVMDLSTMPKHPSLEWVPDPLWKLNLMVMQRFLTFMTVALYDPPVRELMGYTWSPRQEFLHRRFCDVVTLATKVLPKRWLMHPRKRSAMDRAYGRLPADAPLVETPARNLPPVEYRDNPHYYSPKV
- a CDS encoding Xaa-Pro peptidase family protein codes for the protein MTRIPQQLHFSVEEYRARLLRTQAEMERRGLDALLLHQPENIAWLSGFWHDGFFAYHSLVIPAEGEPILVERSLEDPVAQELSWVSDRRGYFDGEDAEALAAAVVAEVTATGGRIGVELNSAFLTVNRYRRLASLLAGRELLSHHDIVEDLRQIKSEQEISYIRTAGRIASAAVTAGLRAAQVGATELDVAAAVAQAQAAHRHDSFFGGVGGTICSGWRTIQLHGQQTGRTLEAGDRLRLELPGIYRQYWAKQMRSAVLGRADADLLRAHDILCAAQDSAISAMAPGVPAAHIAELCRRPVLDAGLIDRYENRVGYGLGLQFHPTSGDFALDIDHRTPRKLEAGMVFHMLLFAAGAAISETVVVTDDGCEVLTEGSRSLPQVG